One Desulfocurvibacter africanus subsp. africanus DSM 2603 DNA segment encodes these proteins:
- a CDS encoding KH domain-containing protein has product MPKELITYLVKALVDYPEMVQVTEVVGENVIILEVKVAKEDVGKVIGKSGRTVLALRDILAAVAGKGKQRVVLDILE; this is encoded by the coding sequence ATGCCGAAGGAACTGATAACGTATCTGGTTAAAGCTCTCGTGGATTACCCTGAAATGGTGCAAGTCACTGAAGTGGTCGGTGAGAATGTAATTATCCTGGAAGTCAAAGTAGCCAAGGAAGATGTAGGCAAGGTAATCGGCAAAAGCGGAAGAACAGTCCTGGCGTTGCGTGATATACTTGCCGCGGTCGCGGGCAAGGGCAAGCAGCGGGTGGTGCTCGATATACTGGAGTAG
- a CDS encoding aldehyde ferredoxin oxidoreductase N-terminal domain-containing protein: MPANKTYRVVIMHLDKGYAEPVSFGDTKELLGGSHLAAALYDKYGLPNEHWDHPDQPLIFAIGPLVGYFPLMSKVVCAFKSPYNDQYSESHAGGRLALAMRFANADAILFRGRAKTLSAAVIGARRLGLVDVHYLKGMDVFSTGRSLRKTIEGFSGHRSLMRIGPAGENLSAYACINVDTYRHFGRMGSGTVMGVKNLKAVMVQGDESIPLPEGKPYQTLFRDIYKQMTATHMMSKYFDLGTPQNLIPLNELKSLPWRNLQATHDSGVEGISGERFAKDLLLRNTACSGCPVGCIHIGMLREMFSDEHRFKYHQVAYDYEPIFSVGSMIGVTDASGVLSIMDEVEKVGVDVMSAGVALAWATEAFQKGIITEEQTLTPLEFGYVEGYKKAVAHLGYAPNEFYMRLANGALKAAAHYGGEDFACVLGQEMAGYATGEVFFAQQAMSFRHSHLDAGGYSYDQTHNEQDADKAIDYLIKDEQGRCVLTSMVACLFSRGVYKNDVLSKCLDSIGYPELAGKLDTIGADIQKLRWQIRFKTGYDPVQTKIPKRFLEIETWKGKIDPQYLDTLKHRYGQALMEIGRS; the protein is encoded by the coding sequence ATGCCGGCTAACAAGACCTATCGCGTAGTCATCATGCACCTGGACAAGGGCTACGCCGAGCCCGTGTCCTTCGGTGACACCAAGGAACTTCTCGGCGGCAGCCATCTGGCCGCCGCGCTCTATGACAAGTACGGCCTGCCGAACGAGCACTGGGACCACCCGGACCAGCCGCTCATCTTCGCCATCGGCCCGCTGGTGGGCTACTTTCCGCTCATGAGCAAGGTGGTCTGCGCCTTCAAGTCGCCCTACAACGATCAGTACAGCGAGTCGCACGCCGGAGGCCGCCTGGCCCTGGCCATGCGCTTCGCCAATGCCGACGCCATCTTGTTCCGCGGCCGGGCCAAAACCCTGTCCGCGGCGGTCATCGGCGCGCGGCGACTGGGCCTGGTGGACGTGCACTACCTCAAGGGCATGGACGTCTTCTCGACCGGCCGCAGCCTGCGCAAGACCATCGAGGGCTTCTCGGGCCACCGCTCGCTCATGCGCATCGGCCCGGCCGGCGAGAACCTCTCGGCCTACGCGTGCATCAACGTGGACACCTACCGCCACTTCGGCCGCATGGGCAGCGGCACGGTCATGGGCGTGAAGAACCTCAAGGCGGTCATGGTCCAGGGCGACGAGTCCATCCCCCTGCCCGAGGGCAAGCCATACCAGACCCTGTTCCGCGACATCTACAAGCAGATGACCGCTACGCACATGATGAGCAAGTACTTTGATCTGGGCACGCCCCAGAACCTTATACCGCTCAACGAACTCAAGTCGCTGCCGTGGCGCAACTTGCAGGCCACGCACGATTCCGGCGTGGAGGGCATCTCCGGAGAACGCTTTGCCAAGGATCTGCTGTTGCGCAACACGGCCTGCTCGGGCTGTCCCGTGGGCTGCATCCACATCGGCATGCTGCGCGAGATGTTCTCGGACGAGCACCGCTTCAAGTACCACCAGGTAGCCTATGACTACGAGCCCATCTTCTCCGTGGGCTCCATGATCGGCGTGACCGACGCAAGCGGCGTGCTGTCCATCATGGACGAGGTGGAAAAGGTCGGCGTGGACGTCATGAGCGCGGGCGTGGCCCTGGCCTGGGCCACAGAGGCCTTCCAGAAAGGTATCATCACCGAGGAGCAGACGCTCACGCCCTTGGAGTTCGGCTATGTGGAAGGCTACAAGAAAGCCGTCGCCCACCTGGGCTACGCGCCCAACGAGTTCTACATGCGCCTGGCCAACGGCGCGCTAAAGGCTGCCGCGCACTACGGCGGCGAGGATTTCGCCTGCGTGCTGGGCCAGGAAATGGCCGGCTACGCCACGGGCGAGGTCTTCTTCGCCCAGCAGGCCATGAGTTTCCGCCACTCGCACCTGGACGCCGGCGGCTACTCCTACGACCAGACTCACAACGAGCAGGACGCGGACAAGGCCATCGACTACCTGATCAAGGACGAGCAGGGCCGTTGCGTGCTGACGAGCATGGTGGCCTGCCTGTTCTCGCGCGGGGTGTACAAGAACGACGTGCTATCCAAGTGCCTGGACTCCATCGGTTACCCGGAGCTAGCCGGCAAGCTCGACACCATCGGCGCGGACATCCAGAAACTACGCTGGCAGATCCGTTTCAAGACCGGCTATGATCCGGTGCAGACGAAGATTCCCAAACGTTTCCTGGAGATTGAGACCTGGAAGGGCAAGATCGATCCGCAGTACCTGGACACGCTGAAGCACAGGTACGGGCAGGCGCTGATGGAGATTGGACGAAGCTAG
- the acs gene encoding acetate--CoA ligase: MNKQSSIESLQQEGQSFQPPQEGRGQAYIKSMEEYERAYARAAEDPEGFWADRAKELITWDAPWDKVLQYDYNKPEINWFKGGKLNVAANCLDRHLTDGRRNKAAIIWQGEPEDEVKVYTYQMLHTEVCRFANVLKSMGVKKGDRVAVYMPMIPELAVALLACARIGATHSVVFAGFSAHSLQNRIQDCQAKVLVTADAVIRAGRTIPLKPNADEALKGCPSVEQVAVVRRAGNDVTMVEGRDHWWHELMAGESISDKCAYEVMDSEDPLFILYTSGSTGKPKGVVHTQGGYLTYAAHSTQWVFDVKDDDVYWCTADIGWITGHSYILYGPLALGATSFMFEGVPSYPGPDRFWKLVQKFKVNIFYTAPTVIRALMREGEEWPAKYDLSSLRVLGSVGEPINPEAWLWYHKHIGGGRLPVLDTWWQTETGGIMISALPYATPLKPGSATRGLPGVHAAIVDSEGKDVGPNQGGHLVIKKPWPGMLRGVFGDPERFKKNYFERFKGMYESGDGARTDDDGYFWIMGRLDDVLNVSGHRLGTAEIESALVSHPAVAEAAVVGMPHAVKGETIYAYVSLRTGIDPSDELRKELKGHVRKEIGPIAAPEFIQFADGLPKTRSGKIMRRVLRKIAAGSTSMEDFGDTSTLADPTVISDLIEGKLALVK; the protein is encoded by the coding sequence ATGAACAAACAGAGCAGCATCGAGAGCCTGCAGCAAGAAGGGCAATCCTTCCAGCCCCCGCAGGAAGGCCGCGGGCAAGCCTACATTAAATCCATGGAAGAATACGAGCGCGCATACGCCCGCGCGGCCGAAGACCCGGAAGGCTTCTGGGCCGACAGGGCCAAGGAGCTGATTACCTGGGACGCGCCCTGGGACAAGGTCCTGCAGTACGATTACAACAAGCCCGAGATCAACTGGTTCAAGGGCGGCAAGCTCAACGTGGCGGCCAACTGCCTCGACCGTCACCTGACCGACGGCCGGCGCAACAAGGCGGCCATCATCTGGCAGGGCGAGCCCGAGGACGAGGTCAAGGTCTATACCTACCAGATGCTGCACACCGAGGTCTGCCGCTTCGCCAACGTGCTCAAGTCCATGGGCGTGAAAAAGGGCGACCGCGTGGCCGTCTACATGCCCATGATCCCCGAGCTGGCCGTGGCCCTGCTGGCCTGCGCGCGCATCGGCGCCACGCACTCGGTGGTTTTCGCCGGCTTCTCGGCCCACAGCCTGCAGAACCGCATCCAGGACTGCCAGGCCAAGGTGCTGGTCACGGCCGACGCCGTGATTCGCGCTGGGCGCACCATCCCCCTCAAGCCCAATGCCGACGAGGCGCTCAAAGGCTGCCCAAGCGTGGAGCAAGTCGCGGTCGTGCGCCGCGCAGGCAACGACGTGACCATGGTCGAGGGCCGCGACCACTGGTGGCATGAACTCATGGCCGGCGAGTCCATTTCGGACAAGTGCGCTTATGAAGTCATGGATTCCGAGGACCCGCTGTTCATCCTGTACACATCCGGCTCCACGGGCAAGCCCAAGGGCGTGGTGCACACCCAAGGCGGCTATCTGACCTACGCCGCGCACAGCACCCAATGGGTCTTCGACGTCAAGGATGACGACGTGTACTGGTGCACGGCGGACATCGGCTGGATCACGGGCCACAGCTACATTTTGTACGGACCGCTGGCCCTGGGCGCCACGAGCTTCATGTTCGAGGGCGTGCCGAGCTACCCTGGCCCAGACCGTTTCTGGAAGCTCGTGCAGAAATTCAAGGTGAATATCTTCTACACCGCGCCCACGGTCATCCGCGCGCTCATGCGCGAGGGCGAGGAGTGGCCGGCCAAGTACGACCTGTCCTCCCTGCGCGTGCTGGGCAGCGTCGGCGAGCCCATCAACCCCGAAGCCTGGCTGTGGTACCACAAGCACATCGGCGGCGGCCGGCTGCCCGTGCTGGACACCTGGTGGCAGACAGAGACCGGCGGCATCATGATCTCGGCCCTGCCCTACGCCACGCCCCTCAAGCCAGGCTCGGCCACCAGGGGCCTGCCCGGCGTGCATGCGGCCATCGTGGACTCGGAAGGCAAGGACGTGGGTCCCAACCAGGGCGGCCACCTGGTCATCAAAAAGCCCTGGCCCGGCATGCTGCGCGGCGTGTTCGGCGACCCAGAGCGCTTCAAGAAGAACTACTTCGAGCGCTTCAAGGGCATGTACGAGTCCGGCGACGGCGCACGCACCGATGATGACGGCTACTTCTGGATCATGGGCCGCCTGGACGACGTGCTCAACGTCTCGGGCCACCGCCTGGGCACGGCCGAGATAGAGTCCGCCCTCGTGTCGCACCCGGCCGTGGCCGAGGCGGCGGTGGTGGGCATGCCGCATGCGGTCAAGGGCGAAACCATCTACGCATACGTGTCCCTGCGTACGGGCATCGACCCCAGCGACGAGCTGCGCAAGGAGCTCAAGGGCCACGTGCGCAAGGAAATCGGCCCCATCGCCGCGCCCGAGTTCATCCAGTTCGCCGACGGTCTGCCCAAGACCAGGAGCGGCAAAATCATGCGCCGCGTGCTGCGCAAGATCGCGGCCGGCTCCACCAGCATGGAGGACTTCGGCGATACCTCCACCCTGGCCGATCCGACGGTCATCTCCGACCTCATCGAAGGCAAGCTGGCGCTGGTCAAATAG
- a CDS encoding bifunctional acetate--CoA ligase family protein/GNAT family N-acetyltransferase — protein MSVTNLDALFRPTSVAVIGASNKPRSPGSIVMRNLLSGRFLGPVMPVTATDEAVSGVLTYKDVDTLPITPDLAVICTPPSHTPDYIRKLGKRGTRAAIIIGPGFATLEAEERGRLEYETYEAAKHYGMRLLGPNCMGLISPSAGLNASLAHTDAAQGRIAFVTQSDSLFTTVLDWAQGSGIGFSHFISLGDQLDVNFAAVLDYLGSDTMTRSILLYVESICDARSFMSAARASARNKPILVIKPGGNVPEYRPEQACALRQEDADSVYDVAFRRAGIVRVNSVDGLFDGARTLVRTQTLFSDGLAILANGRSVGLLAADACVSGGGELAELAEDTRKALAGIRSSHRPGQNPVVLHFDADAQAYEQAIKALLHDPSVAAVLVLHVPFAEVPSEKIAEAVAHTVSQTKRVVLTSWLGTESDRASRQIFRQAGVPTFDTPDKAVSAYLHMVTYRRNQQLLMESPDSLPADFFPDTDKARTIVAQALAEKRYKLSEAEARGVLAAYGVPVVETRTCASAREAVQIAEELGFPVALKVRSPQVPQPFIVGGVMLDIETPEQLWEVAPSLVSRVHRHMPEAYIDGFVVQQMGRRPGAHELFVGAFIDPIFGPVVRFGHGGMAFKVIRDTAVALPPLNMSLARELISRTRIARLLSGAGPLPAADVDDICLTLIQVTQLMIDVPQITDLEINPLFADDKGVLALGAQIKVARTTQTGPERLAIRPYPKELEEAAALKDGSKVLLRPIRPEDAPAHFDFVKSLTADDLRLRFFGAPREFEFADMASFTQIDYDREMAFIATRQLQSGDSETLGVVRTSTKPDNSSAEYAIIVRGDMKGKGLGRLLLEKMIRYVKSRGTKVLEAQTLPENKAMIGLSQRLGFIVRTDYEDDIVEMKLTLNP, from the coding sequence ATGAGCGTCACCAATCTCGACGCCCTGTTCCGGCCAACGTCCGTGGCCGTTATCGGCGCGTCCAACAAGCCCCGCTCGCCAGGCTCCATCGTCATGCGCAATCTGCTCTCGGGCCGCTTCCTGGGGCCGGTCATGCCGGTTACGGCCACGGACGAGGCCGTCTCGGGCGTGCTGACCTACAAGGACGTGGACACTCTGCCCATCACGCCCGACCTGGCCGTGATCTGCACTCCGCCAAGTCATACGCCCGATTACATCCGCAAGCTCGGCAAGCGCGGCACGCGCGCGGCCATTATCATCGGCCCGGGCTTCGCCACCCTGGAGGCCGAGGAACGCGGCCGACTCGAATACGAAACCTACGAGGCCGCCAAACATTACGGCATGCGCCTGCTGGGACCCAACTGCATGGGCCTCATCTCGCCGAGCGCGGGCCTCAATGCGAGCCTGGCGCACACGGACGCGGCCCAGGGCCGCATCGCCTTCGTCACGCAATCCGACTCCCTGTTCACCACTGTCCTGGATTGGGCGCAAGGCAGCGGCATCGGATTTTCGCACTTCATCTCCCTGGGAGACCAACTGGACGTGAACTTCGCGGCGGTGCTCGACTATCTGGGATCGGACACCATGACGCGCTCCATTCTATTGTACGTCGAGTCCATCTGCGACGCGCGCAGCTTCATGTCCGCGGCGCGGGCCAGCGCGCGCAACAAGCCTATCCTGGTAATCAAGCCCGGCGGCAATGTGCCCGAGTACCGGCCGGAGCAGGCCTGCGCGCTACGCCAGGAGGACGCCGACTCGGTCTACGACGTGGCCTTCCGCCGCGCGGGCATCGTGCGCGTGAACAGCGTGGACGGCCTGTTCGACGGCGCGCGCACCCTGGTCAGGACTCAGACCCTGTTTTCCGACGGTTTGGCCATCCTGGCCAACGGCCGCAGCGTGGGGCTGCTGGCCGCGGATGCCTGCGTTTCAGGCGGCGGCGAGTTGGCCGAGCTTGCAGAGGACACGCGCAAGGCCCTGGCCGGCATCAGAAGCTCGCACCGCCCCGGCCAGAATCCCGTGGTGCTGCACTTCGACGCCGACGCGCAGGCTTACGAGCAGGCCATCAAGGCCTTGCTGCACGATCCGTCCGTGGCCGCGGTGCTGGTGCTGCACGTACCCTTCGCCGAGGTTCCCTCGGAGAAGATCGCCGAGGCCGTGGCGCATACCGTGAGCCAGACCAAGCGCGTGGTGCTCACCAGTTGGCTTGGCACCGAGAGCGACCGCGCCTCGCGTCAAATATTCCGCCAGGCCGGAGTGCCGACTTTCGACACCCCGGACAAGGCCGTGTCCGCATACCTGCACATGGTCACCTACCGCCGCAACCAGCAGTTGCTCATGGAGTCGCCCGATTCCTTGCCCGCCGACTTCTTCCCGGACACGGACAAGGCTCGCACGATTGTTGCCCAGGCCCTGGCCGAGAAACGCTACAAGCTCTCGGAGGCCGAGGCGCGCGGCGTGCTGGCGGCTTACGGCGTGCCCGTGGTGGAGACGCGCACCTGCGCGTCGGCGCGCGAGGCCGTGCAGATCGCCGAGGAACTGGGCTTTCCCGTGGCGCTCAAGGTCCGCTCGCCGCAGGTGCCTCAACCATTCATCGTGGGTGGCGTGATGCTGGACATCGAAACGCCCGAGCAGCTTTGGGAAGTCGCGCCCAGCCTGGTGTCCCGCGTGCACCGCCACATGCCGGAGGCCTATATCGACGGCTTCGTGGTGCAGCAGATGGGTCGCCGGCCCGGCGCTCACGAGCTTTTCGTGGGCGCGTTCATCGATCCCATCTTCGGCCCTGTGGTGCGTTTCGGCCATGGCGGCATGGCCTTCAAGGTCATCCGCGACACGGCCGTGGCCCTGCCGCCCCTGAACATGAGTCTGGCCCGCGAGTTGATAAGCCGCACGCGCATCGCCCGGCTGCTCTCGGGCGCTGGTCCGCTGCCCGCCGCGGACGTCGATGACATCTGCCTGACGCTCATTCAGGTAACGCAGCTCATGATCGACGTGCCCCAGATCACGGACCTGGAGATCAACCCTCTGTTCGCCGATGACAAGGGCGTGCTGGCCCTGGGCGCGCAGATCAAGGTCGCGCGCACGACCCAGACCGGCCCGGAGCGCTTGGCCATCCGGCCCTATCCCAAGGAGCTGGAGGAAGCGGCCGCGCTCAAGGACGGCTCCAAGGTGCTCCTGCGACCCATCCGTCCCGAGGACGCGCCCGCGCACTTCGACTTCGTGAAGAGCCTGACCGCCGATGACCTGCGCCTGCGCTTCTTCGGCGCGCCGCGCGAGTTCGAATTCGCGGACATGGCCAGCTTCACGCAGATCGACTACGACCGCGAGATGGCCTTCATCGCCACGCGCCAACTCCAGAGCGGCGATTCCGAGACGCTCGGCGTGGTGCGCACGTCCACCAAGCCCGATAACTCCTCGGCCGAATACGCCATCATCGTGCGCGGGGACATGAAGGGCAAGGGGCTAGGGCGGCTGCTGCTGGAAAAGATGATCCGCTACGTGAAGAGCCGGGGAACGAAAGTCCTGGAAGCCCAGACCCTGCCCGAGAACAAGGCCATGATAGGCCTGTCGCAACGGCTGGGGTTCATTGTGCGGACTGATTACGAGGATGATATAGTCGAGATGAAGCTGACGTTGAATCCATGA
- a CDS encoding MucR family transcriptional regulator — translation MDDMIKQVLEIVKAQASVRQMTEEEIVSMVKKLASSLGGVAEVAGNGTTQQQEPACDTKKSIREGTVICLECGKSFKVITNKHLAEHGLDKESYLAKWGLPKGTALACKRLVRERRKTMKDMKLWERRGSKGNKQAAKTS, via the coding sequence ATGGATGACATGATCAAGCAAGTGTTGGAGATTGTAAAGGCGCAGGCTAGCGTTAGGCAGATGACCGAGGAAGAAATCGTTTCCATGGTCAAGAAGCTTGCTTCCAGCCTTGGCGGTGTTGCCGAGGTTGCGGGCAATGGCACTACTCAGCAGCAAGAGCCGGCGTGCGACACAAAAAAATCCATTCGTGAAGGCACGGTTATTTGTCTTGAATGCGGCAAGTCGTTCAAGGTCATTACCAACAAACACCTTGCCGAGCACGGTCTGGATAAAGAAAGCTATCTTGCCAAGTGGGGTTTGCCCAAGGGTACTGCTCTGGCCTGTAAAAGGCTGGTACGCGAACGCCGCAAGACAATGAAGGACATGAAGCTATGGGAGCGCAGGGGCAGCAAGGGCAACAAGCAGGCTGCAAAGACGTCCTGA
- a CDS encoding UdgX family uracil-DNA binding protein (This protein belongs to the uracil DNA glycosylase superfamily, members of which act in excision repair of DNA. However, it belongs more specifically to UdgX branch, whose founding member was found to bind uracil in DNA (where it does not belong), without cleaving it, appears to promote DNA repair by a pathway involving RecA, rather than base excision.), producing MPEVERYARGERGESRRTIPAESGAAAAYAVLVREAARCTRCDLYKAATRTVFGEGPVEARLMLVGEIPGDMEDRRGRPFVGPAGRLLDRALEEAGVDRSTVYLTNAVKHFKFELTGRRRQHRAPSVSEINACHYWLDRELALVKPRTVVALGGTAARAVFGKPVRVLQVRGKFVDLEPGRQAMVTIHPSAILRMPEESMRHQAFETFVSELRLLRNHG from the coding sequence ATGCCCGAAGTGGAACGATACGCACGAGGGGAGCGAGGCGAGTCCAGGAGGACCATACCGGCTGAGTCCGGCGCGGCCGCGGCGTATGCGGTGTTGGTGCGTGAAGCCGCGCGCTGCACGCGTTGCGATTTGTACAAAGCCGCCACGCGCACCGTGTTCGGCGAGGGTCCGGTCGAGGCCAGGCTCATGCTCGTGGGTGAAATTCCCGGCGACATGGAAGACCGCAGGGGCAGGCCCTTTGTCGGGCCTGCGGGGAGACTCTTGGACAGGGCGCTGGAAGAGGCCGGAGTGGACCGCTCCACGGTTTACCTGACCAACGCCGTAAAGCACTTCAAGTTCGAGCTTACGGGCCGGCGGCGACAGCACCGAGCGCCCAGCGTTTCCGAGATCAACGCCTGCCACTACTGGCTGGATCGGGAGCTGGCTTTGGTCAAGCCGCGCACGGTCGTGGCCCTTGGCGGCACAGCCGCGCGGGCCGTGTTCGGCAAGCCCGTGCGCGTGCTGCAGGTCAGGGGCAAGTTCGTAGATCTGGAACCCGGCCGGCAAGCCATGGTCACCATCCACCCTTCGGCCATCCTGCGCATGCCCGAGGAAAGCATGCGCCACCAGGCCTTCGAGACCTTTGTGTCCGAACTGCGCCTGCTACGGAATCATGGCTGA
- a CDS encoding tetratricopeptide repeat protein, with protein sequence MSTPKLSGIAITPPKEPMIGVFSSERITRVGFGATSSKVKETIYYLVRELEDGDYETQPMNSNWLPIGIKAVIGKEQLLKQYMPEPELYAKNVLPQLSALRKALAWGDKYRQQNNYFSAEMEYTKALNLDEDNIRATFGIGICFIERNDMEKAVKVFQKLMAMEATYAAEHKHMFNEFGIALRKGKMYDQAIEYYERAVVLAPDDENLHFNIARAAFHKDDVRKVYRHVSACLKINPAHENALQVKAYLDRKVGRNVSAVLQEAPEEISGVGIPEQAVPDQGKRSDSSANPLFSPGAKKGDSGANPYQPAVTLTTRQPQKKK encoded by the coding sequence ATGTCGACCCCGAAATTGTCAGGCATTGCCATTACTCCGCCCAAGGAGCCCATGATCGGCGTGTTTTCATCCGAAAGGATAACGCGTGTCGGCTTCGGCGCGACATCGTCCAAGGTCAAGGAAACCATCTACTATCTTGTGCGTGAGCTTGAAGACGGCGACTACGAAACCCAGCCCATGAACTCCAACTGGCTGCCCATAGGCATCAAGGCCGTCATCGGCAAGGAACAGCTCCTGAAGCAGTATATGCCGGAGCCGGAGCTGTACGCCAAGAACGTGCTTCCCCAACTCTCGGCACTGCGCAAGGCCCTGGCCTGGGGCGACAAGTACCGCCAGCAGAACAACTACTTCTCGGCCGAAATGGAGTACACCAAGGCTCTTAACCTGGACGAGGATAACATCAGGGCTACCTTCGGCATCGGCATCTGCTTCATTGAACGCAATGACATGGAGAAGGCCGTGAAGGTCTTCCAGAAGCTCATGGCCATGGAAGCGACCTACGCCGCCGAACACAAGCATATGTTCAACGAATTCGGCATCGCCCTGCGCAAGGGCAAGATGTACGACCAGGCCATCGAATACTACGAGCGCGCCGTGGTCCTCGCCCCGGATGACGAGAACCTGCACTTCAATATCGCACGCGCCGCCTTCCATAAGGATGATGTGCGCAAGGTCTACCGGCACGTTTCCGCATGCCTGAAGATCAACCCTGCCCATGAAAATGCCTTGCAGGTCAAAGCCTATCTTGACCGCAAGGTCGGCCGGAATGTCTCCGCGGTGTTGCAGGAGGCTCCGGAAGAAATTTCAGGCGTCGGCATTCCAGAGCAGGCCGTTCCGGATCAAGGCAAGCGGTCCGACTCCAGCGCCAACCCGCTTTTTTCGCCCGGCGCAAAAAAAGGCGACTCCGGCGCGAACCCTTACCAGCCTGCGGTTACGCTTACCACGCGCCAACCACAGAAAAAGAAATAG
- a CDS encoding 4Fe-4S binding protein, whose product MKVLRASRMDRCIGCHSCSLACARMVHKQLSWNKAGIRIKSSGGITTGFEATLCLACDPAPCVLACPTGAFSQRRGGGVVVKRELCIQCGKCAEACPVDAVYLDAGGNPFVCIHCGRCVPFCPHTCLEMQDAPHAHTSQKMVGEVTEDAG is encoded by the coding sequence ATGAAAGTTCTCCGAGCCAGCCGCATGGACCGCTGCATCGGTTGCCATTCCTGTTCCCTGGCTTGCGCGCGCATGGTGCACAAGCAGCTCTCGTGGAACAAGGCCGGCATCCGCATCAAATCCTCGGGCGGCATCACCACCGGCTTCGAGGCCACGCTCTGTCTTGCCTGCGATCCGGCTCCCTGTGTCCTGGCCTGCCCCACGGGCGCCTTTTCCCAGCGCCGTGGAGGCGGCGTGGTGGTCAAGCGCGAACTGTGCATCCAGTGCGGCAAGTGCGCCGAGGCCTGTCCCGTGGATGCCGTGTACCTGGACGCCGGCGGCAACCCCTTCGTGTGCATCCACTGCGGCCGGTGCGTGCCCTTCTGTCCGCATACCTGCCTGGAGATGCAGGATGCGCCGCACGCGCACACGTCCCAAAAGATGGTCGGGGAGGTAACCGAAGATGCCGGCTAA